AAACAGCTATTTATTTTCAGCCACGTAATCAATTGGCgcctctcatatatatatatatatatatttacatttttatttccatATTTTACAATTGAtagttgtttatattttttattattatattatataattttttactttttattgacaTCATGGTATTGACGTATATATGTATCCATTCATTCATATCTACATCTAAATCTAAGCTTGACGgacatattattattactattatccctttttatataattttgtATGTACatgttttttagacttgaaaaaggggtccacagaaccccgaaacgcgttgtcacgataacaaaaataataaaaaaaaaactattggtttGAAACAAACTCTGGTTGTGTTTTGCGCCTATGGTCCACTGTGATAAAGGAGACCATTAACCTTTTAATGACAAAAAGTAGCAGCATACAGCCAAGGAAGAGATGCTGTGGAGAAAAATGCAGATGGGCCGCTGCAAGGGTTACAGTGTTCTCATCTCTAAGCAggggacagattctctttaatttATTTGTACAGGCATACTGTAGTGTCTTCTTGCAGCCCTTGGACTATGACAAAATTTTTTAATTAAatcaagattaaaaaaaatacctattgCCTATTCTAGAGCAAATAAATATAGCTTTGACAAACTTTTCTCACTGGTTTCCAGAGCTCCACAGCATCACAATGCAAAATACAACACAAAGCATCTTTATTATACTGCTCCACAATAATTTAGGCAAAGACATGCAGAAAAAAACTTTTACTGACAACCACTTTATAAGAGAATTCTCACCAATAAAAGGTATTGTCTCAAGATTTCAACTTACCAGCTATCCACAAGATAAGGGATAAGTATCTGAATGGTGGGAGTCTGACTGCTTGAACCCTTCGTGTCCCACTGTATGAACAGAGTGGTGGTCGAGCAAGTGCGCTGCCACTCCACTTATTCTATGGGACTCCCAGAGATGATCAAGTACACTaatgtcagtcccatagaaatagaGCAGCATTGTGCATTCTCGACCACCTCGCCATTCATATGTAGACATAGGACCCTCATGTTTGTGATCTgtgtgggtcccagcagtcagacccccactgattagacaTTTAATCCAtattctgtggatagaggatacgtttaaaaggttatgtacacctttggaggcaattttcgtttgattgcattttacttactttgagctaaaaatcatattgtcaattggcctttattaaaaatattgagccattctgtcacaaagggctaactgtttttctaactgtgtgactggtacttacactttgtgctgtcatctaataacccttagctctaaactactaagaggtcatatacacttatttaagccacattcttctcAGTAAGaaaaggattgagctttaatgagtgtttataatgtgagaaagcagagataaggagtccatctgctTCCCAGATGATGGATaagacaaaaaatccacaggcagcaaCTACAGCATCTCAGATCtcaaaaaggattccatattgttaataaagaccaattgaaaacataatttttagttcaaaatgagtataatacaataataaagaaaaattgcccccaaaggtgtacatagcctttaaatattaGGACAAAAAACTTATATTCTGTGAGTTGTAACATCATCTGATTTTACAGAAACATTTTTCTAACATCTTGAACATTAAACAGCCTCATCCTGTATTTCGGAAGTACTACAGCGGATTACAGGTCTTGAAATGAAAACGGCTTCTGCTCTGTGGAAATTTTTTGGGTCCTTCAGTCCGAACATGAATATGACTTCTCCACAGTGTGAATTCTATAATGgtcaacaagttctgatatctgTGTAAAACAttccccacattctgaacatgaaaacgacCCTTCCCACGTGTGAATTTTATGGTGGTCAACAAGATCTGATATTTGTGTGAAACATTCCCCACATACCGAGCATCCAAATGGCTTCTTAAAtctgtgagttctctgatgtctttCAAGATAGTCTTTACGTGCAAAACATTTACCACAATTAAAacaggaaaatggcttctccccggtGTGGGTCACCTGATGCTTAACAAGATCTGAATTCTGGGAAAAccctttcccacattctaaacatgaaaaaggCTTCTGCCCAGTGTGACTTCTTTGATGTTTAACGAGAACagatttctgagtaaaacatttcccacattctgaacatgaaaatggcttttgtCCTGTATGAATTCGCTGATGTTCAACTAGGGATGACTTTTgggtaaagcatttcccacattctgaacatgagaatggtttctcccctgtgtgaattctctgatgttccaCAAGAACAGATTTCTTGGTAAAGCATTTCCCGCATTCTGTACATGAATATGGACGCTCGTCATTGTGGATTCTCTTGTGCATGGAAAGACTCAAGTTCTTTTTAAACtgtttcccacattcagaacatgtaaACATTTTACCCGTGCTGTGACCTGCACTTTCATTAACAATCTGTGATGGGTCAGAAAAATGTTCCTTGAAAAGATCAGATGATGGTTTTCTGTTGTGAAAGACTGAGGATAGATTGCCAATGAAGACATGTTCTCcgcatttattttttgtgaaatCTCCTGCTTCTTTATCTGGAATAAAAGGTAGCTGTCCTTCTGTGCTCCCATCTGAGTCATCTGTAGAGTGAAAAATTTAACTTTCAGTTTTTCCCCCTCCAAAACATTTTCCATTAACATAACTATACATATATAATGCATAAATACACAATATTTTATTAGATCAATAAGGTCAATTATAGGACCATGGTCACAAACCATCATCTGTTGACCAGGTATCAACCTCAGTTTACGTGTCTGACATGAAGGAAATCTATATATGCAGTGTTCCTTTTACCAAAAATGGTTGCCATACACTTTGGGGTGAATGGGGTTTTCTAGCAGTTATTTTTTACTGATGAATTATCCTctcaataggtcatcagtatctgaccagtggaggtctgacacctaggacccctgctgatcagctttttgagaaggcagcagcacttgcaGTAGCATTGCAGCCTTCTCCAACTTTTCCTAGTCCATTTCCCATCACGTTCATCAATCACctagcctaggtgcagctcagccccattgaagtgaatggggctgagctatgataccaagcacagccactatgcaatgtacaaCGTTGTGCCGGGTACACTGAGAGAACAGAGCGGGTCAACTGCAAGCGCTGATGCTTTCTCTTTCCTTTAAATGGTCCAGTAGTCAAGGCAACCTAAGGCATCAGACCAGTTACAGAGACCAGAGCAGGAAAGACTGATTATCTATCCAACatatggtgcttttttttttccttctaaaaACAAGACTAGAACGCATCCCCACTATTATTACCCCCTTGGCCAGTACATTGCATACCACTGTAACACCTCCACTACTGAAGGAAAAAGAGACAGCTGTATGAATAGACACACACTCTTTGAAGCTCCTCTTTATTTAGTGGTCATTACTCACCTGGGCTGATAACTACAGGAATTACCTCTTCTTTACAATGCTGATCATCGCTCATATATGTCTCTTCTTCACTTTGTTTACCATCAGCTTTCAAGTTTTCCTGATCTTCATCCTAATTTCATGATTGAATAGGTAATGTAAAAATGAGCAAATAACGTATCTAACACAAACGTAGATACCTTAGGAGACTCAGATTTCAGTCCTCATCTcctttttacacaataacaatttaggctagggctacacaacgacatgtgtcgcgcgacacatagggcacaactacactgcaacatgtgtcgcgcgacaatttttatgatgatagtctatggtaagtgcctgtcgcagaaaaatccatcttgtatagattttttgctactgtcgtgtcgcagtcacagcatgttgcaCGTCGCTGTAGGACAGCAATGTGAAGAAGGAAGGGCACATGACTTCAGaccctttttcacattttgttatgttgtggccttgtgctaaattaAAAGTTTTCCCCATTAATCGGCACTTGATACCCCATAATTATAaagaattttagaatttttttgcaaatttattaaaaaggaaaaaccaaaatgttctctggaatgccttaccccaagcaattaggttaattcaCAATATCCAGTTTTAggtgctccctaaaaacacatctttttaggttaGCCTATTATATCACCCAATCTAACTTTTCTTGATTCATCCTActtctgaacctgatccatcaCCAAATATccacaccccatgcactcagaagcactacagatatcagcTGGTGATTGGCTCAAGCAGCTTCatatctactcccctattgtttaaagatggctggaccactgtacaaaacaagcactttttaaATGGTGACAGAACTAACACAACCCGCGCAGGCACCCCACAGCAGAAAGGGGGCATACGAGAACCCAATGGCTATGAACACTGGCCGAGCAGGCAGTAACAGTATGTGGGGGAGCACAACTACTGTCCCTGCGGAAAGGGAGAAAAAGAAGCAGATGATGCGGCTTAGTAGAAAACCAGCACTTATGGGTGACAACA
The sequence above is a segment of the Bufo gargarizans isolate SCDJY-AF-19 chromosome 6, ASM1485885v1, whole genome shotgun sequence genome. Coding sequences within it:
- the LOC122940581 gene encoding gastrula zinc finger protein XlCGF26.1-like isoform X2; protein product: MVFFLTDPPRMDVDRKEMAETILDLTLEIIYLLTGEDYTVVKKTSGGCVTPSHCSCMPKGWSKHQSPTMDPPPPSLVHERDNDKKILELANKIIELLAGEGEDFTDVKVEVISEEDDEMYETSSQRYKEEEVPIAISPDSPCNSIIPETRSSVSQDHQDEDQENLKADGKQSEEETYMSDDQHCKEEVIPVVISPDDSDGSTEGQLPFIPDKEAGDFTKNKCGEHVFIGNLSSVFHNRKPSSDLFKEHFSDPSQIVNESAGHSTGKMFTCSECGKQFKKNLSLSMHKRIHNDERPYSCTECGKCFTKKSVLVEHQRIHTGEKPFSCSECGKCFTQKSSLVEHQRIHTGQKPFSCSECGKCFTQKSVLVKHQRSHTGQKPFSCLECGKGFSQNSDLVKHQVTHTGEKPFSCFNCGKCFARKDYLERHQRTHRFKKPFGCSVCGECFTQISDLVDHHKIHTWEGSFSCSECGECFTQISELVDHYRIHTVEKSYSCSD
- the LOC122940581 gene encoding zinc finger protein 391-like isoform X1, which encodes MYTSSVHIHAERPASDTSLLLLICPDELSCTMVFFLTDPPRMDVDRKEMAETILDLTLEIIYLLTGEDYTVVKKTSGGCVTPSHCSCMPKGWSKHQSPTMDPPPPSLVHERDNDKKILELANKIIELLAGEGEDFTDVKVEVISEEDDEMYETSSQRYKEEEVPIAISPDSPCNSIIPETRSSVSQDHQDEDQENLKADGKQSEEETYMSDDQHCKEEVIPVVISPDDSDGSTEGQLPFIPDKEAGDFTKNKCGEHVFIGNLSSVFHNRKPSSDLFKEHFSDPSQIVNESAGHSTGKMFTCSECGKQFKKNLSLSMHKRIHNDERPYSCTECGKCFTKKSVLVEHQRIHTGEKPFSCSECGKCFTQKSSLVEHQRIHTGQKPFSCSECGKCFTQKSVLVKHQRSHTGQKPFSCLECGKGFSQNSDLVKHQVTHTGEKPFSCFNCGKCFARKDYLERHQRTHRFKKPFGCSVCGECFTQISDLVDHHKIHTWEGSFSCSECGECFTQISELVDHYRIHTVEKSYSCSD
- the LOC122940581 gene encoding gastrula zinc finger protein XlCGF26.1-like isoform X3 gives rise to the protein MNIRKRSYEVWVSFPHMEDYTVVKKTSGGCVTPSHCSCMPKGWSKHQSPTMDPPPPSLVHERDNDKKILELANKIIELLAGEGEDFTDVKVEVISEEDDEMYETSSQRYKEEEVPIAISPDSPCNSIIPETRSSVSQDHQDEDQENLKADGKQSEEETYMSDDQHCKEEVIPVVISPDDSDGSTEGQLPFIPDKEAGDFTKNKCGEHVFIGNLSSVFHNRKPSSDLFKEHFSDPSQIVNESAGHSTGKMFTCSECGKQFKKNLSLSMHKRIHNDERPYSCTECGKCFTKKSVLVEHQRIHTGEKPFSCSECGKCFTQKSSLVEHQRIHTGQKPFSCSECGKCFTQKSVLVKHQRSHTGQKPFSCLECGKGFSQNSDLVKHQVTHTGEKPFSCFNCGKCFARKDYLERHQRTHRFKKPFGCSVCGECFTQISDLVDHHKIHTWEGSFSCSECGECFTQISELVDHYRIHTVEKSYSCSD